In Stanieria sp. NIES-3757, the DNA window ATCAACAACAACTTAAAGCCAATGGCTGGAAAATTATCAAATCTTTTCCAGAAGATGTTCAACAAGGTAATAATACTTTAACTGCGAGTCGAGAAAACTTAAAAGTAACAGTTTCTCTTAGTCAACCAACTACAGAGAGTAAAGATAATTTAATTTCCAATCAATTTGCGATCGCATATCAACCGATTGAAGAGTTACCTCAATTAACTACCTCAGAAACAACCAACCCCTCTGAAAATTTAACTGAGATAGAGCCTAATATAGAGACTACAGCCTCAGCAGTTTATTTTAGCGATCTTGATGAAGCATCAGAACAACTACGTCCCTATGTAGAAGATTTGGCAAAATTAGGAATATTAACTGCCTACTCTAAGGTAGAGAAGGTTGAAGCCAATAAATTTGCACCTAATGAACCTATTACTCGTAGAGATTATGCTCGTTGGCTCGTAGAAGCTAATAATCAATTTCATGGTAACGCTGCTGGAGAAAAAATTCATTTAGCGACCAAAAGCGATCGCCCAGCTTTTCAAGATATTAGCGTTAACGATCCTGATTTTGAGATTATTCAAGGATTAGCAGAAGCAGGATTAATTCCTTCGATGCTGACAGATAATAGCAATAAATTATTATTTCAACCCAATGCACCTTTAACCAGAGAAGATTTATTAACTTGGAAAGTACCTCTAGATTTACGAAAAAATTTACCTACTGCTTCAATTGATGCGATTAAACAAAGTTGGGGTTTTCAAGATGCAGCCAATATCTCGCCTCAAGCTTTGCAAGCATTGTTTGCTGATTTTCAAAATGGGGACAACTCTAATATGAAGCGGGTGTTTGGTTATACAACTTTATTTCAGCCTAAAAAACCAGTAACTCGCGCTGAAGCTGCTGCTTCTCTTTGGTATTTTGGTTTTCAAGGAGATGGAATTACTGCCTCAGAAGTTGTGAAAGGTGAAAGTATTAATCACTCAGCGGTTAACAGTCAACCATAAATAGCTACCAGTTACCAGTTAATACGTAATAGGTAACTGGAAAAGGCAATAATTCTTTGATTTCAACTAATTCTCATTCCTTAGTAAAAGCGATCGCTGGTGACCCCGCAATCTGCAGATATGTTAAAGATCGAGATAGTTCAGCTTGGATAATTAATAGTAAGTAATTAACATGAATCCCAATCACTGGCATACTGTTTGGTCATTTATTGCAATTGCTACGGGATTGAGTGGCGGAGTTGGTTGGTTAGCTAAACACCAGATTTTAAAACTAAAACCAATTATGGCTTTCAGCGAGACGCAGTGGCAGTTTATGAGGATTTGGGTCAAGGTTGCTTTAGTAATTGGAGTAATTCTTCCTGCAATAATGTTAGTTGTGTTCTGGGAGCGATCGCTCCCTCGCCAGTTTTTTAGTTGTTATCTAGTAGCTGTTGCTGTTCAGCTTGTCTGTGAAATGAGTTTTAGCCGTTGGTTATGTCCAAGCGTTGTTGTTACTATTGGAACAGTTTATACTGGTTTTCGGATTTGGCAATTGTGGTCAGGAATAAACTTAGTCACTTATCCTCAACCTTGGCTTGGTTTATTATGGTTAGTTTGGTTATTTTGGGTAGCCAATTTGATTATGTTGATCGCAATGGCTTTTCCAAGTATTCTGCCAGAATCAAAGAAAAACTTGGTTAATCTTGGTTAATAATGTTTGGAACTTGTTTCAATTAAAAAAATCTTTAATAGCTTGTGCATATTCAACAGGATTTTCAAAATGAATATTATGACCACTATTTTTAATAATTTTTAATTGAGAATTGGGACACAATTTAGTCATTTTAGTATTGATCAAAACGAATTTTTGATCTAATTCTCCAACCAGAAAAAGTAGAGGAATTCTATTTTGTTTAAGGTTCTGCCATAAAGAGGGTTGAAGTCCTGTACTAATATTTCTTAAAGACTTGGCTAATTCTGTAGGATTATTAGTTAATTTTGTTTGGATCGCTTGATTGAAGTCAGGATGTTTTTTAAATGACTCAAATAAAGAATTGCTATACCATTTATTTAAAAAAAAGCTAAAATCAGTTGATTCTAATTCTGCTGCAATTTGAAGATCTAGTTGAATTCTTTGCTCGCGTTCTTCCTCGTTTTCTAAGCCTGGCGAAGCAGATTCTAAAGCGACTTTATAAAAATATTCAGGAAAATAAAGCGTTAAATATAAAGCCAAACGACCGCCTAGAGAATAACCAACCAAAAAACATTTATTAATCTGATTTATTTGTAATAATTCAATTAAAGCTTGAGCAGTATTTGGCATTGTATAATTACTTTCTGCTCCAATAACTTTGGTTTTTCCGTGACCAGGCAAATCTACAGTAAGAAAAGAAAAATGAGGAGCAAGCAAAGCAATAACCCGATCAAAATCAAAGCGATCGCCCATAAAACCATGAAGAAATAAAATTACAGGTTTGTTTTTATTTCCTTGCCAAGAATAGTTGAATTGATAATTTTTTAAAATCATTAACTTATACAAAAATTTTAAAGTTTATTTTGATTGTCAATGAGATAATTTAAAACTCTGTTCAATAAATCTCAAACGGAAGATGAAAATTGCGACTTGGAATGTCAACTCAATTCGGACTCGTCAACAAATTGTAGTTGATTGGTTAAGCAAAAATCCCGTAGATGTTCTTTGTTTACAAGAAACCAAAGTTATCGATCTCGACTTTCCTCGTCTTCCTTTTGAAGAATTAGGTTATCATCTCTACATTTCAGGACAAAAAGCTTATAACGGTGTAGCTATTTTTAGTAAGACTCCTTTAACAGAAATTAGTAGCGGTTTTAGTCCAATAGTAGGCGATCGCGCTCTTGAATTTGATTTACAAAAGCGAGTAATTACTGGAGTCGTCGCGGATCTGCGAGTAGTTAATCTTTATGTTCCCAATGGTTCGGCGGTGGGAAGCGAAAAATATCAATATAAATTAGCTTGGTTAAAATTGTTGGGTGAATATTTAACCACTTTGATAGTTAAAGAAACGAGAGAAATTTGTATTTGTGGCGATTTTAATATCGCTTTAGAAGATCGAGATATTTATAACCCCAAAGGTAAAGCAACTCATATTATGTCTTCTCCTGCGGAAAGAGAAGCTTTACGGGAAGTATTAGCAATTGGATTTCAAGACGTTTTTCGTAAATTTACTACTGAAACAGGACATTATAGTTGGTGGGATTATCGCGCTGCTGGTTTTAGTCGGAATCGTGGTTGGCGCATTGATCATCATTATTTGACACAAAAGTTATACAAACAAGCAATTAATTGTAAAATTGACCTAGAACCAAGAAAATTAGAGAAGCCAAGCGATCATGCTCCTGTAATTTTAGAATTTTAAACCTGACATTTCCAAATAAAGTGTTATTATAAATCCTGAGAATAGAGATTGAAGATTAGAATTTGCATTCAGTATTGATAGGTTTTCCATCTGGTATTGACAAGCTTCACTCCGAAATCTTATCTCTCTACACACTTTTGATTGAGGAGACAATCAACTTATGTCAATTTACGTAGGCAATCTGGATTACGAGATTGGTCCAGAAGATCTTACTGAAGTTTTTGCTGAGTACGGCAGTGTCAAAAGAGTTCACTTTCCTACTGACCGTGAAACAGGACGCAAGCGTGGTTTTGCTTTTGTAGAAATGGAAACAGAAGCAGAAGAAGATGCAGCGATCGCTAAATTAGACGGCGCAGAGTGGATGGATCGCGAGTTAAAAGTTAATAAAGCTAGACCTCGTGAAAATAAAAACTCTTTTGGTGGCGGCGGTGGCCGTAGAAACAACCGCTTCTAAAATTTCAACTTAAACTAAAATTCAACACTTCTGGAGTTAAAGGGATTCAATTCTCACCATTTCAGAAGTGTTTTGTTTGTTATAAGAACAATAAAAGCTATTTGCGATCGCTATCCAAGTTCCAAAGTTGTTACGCCAAAGATACGTTCCACATCAAGAGGAAGCACATTTCCCCAATACATTCGCACACAAGTAAAAACAGGCTGTAAATAATAGCGTTGAATTAAAACTGGCAATGCTGGTTGAACATCGGGAATGTCGATAAATACAGGCTGTCCTCCAGCATGAGAGGTTAACGCACGAAATAGACAGTCCGCCATCTCGAATGTATCTGCAAACAAAGGTCCAATTTTAAAGCCTTGACGACAGGGACGCAAAACTCCATAACCACAAACGCGATCGCTCGATACAATTCCATAGGCAGCTTCTGCATGGTTAATCCAAGGCGATAAAAACTGAGGACGTGATGCTGCAAAAATTTTTGTGTCATAGGAAATGAGGTGTTCTAATGGCAGATCCTTTAATGAAATTACATCATTCGGAACTGAATCGGATGAGATGGGTTGATAAACGTGACGAATATGACGATATGCTGCTGTAAATCCAGCTTGATGATAGGTTGATTCCCTCTCCAGCACCCCGTCTAACCCAATACTAAAGTTTTCAGAATCAAACCGACCGAGCAACTGTTGCCATGCAGTTTGCCACAATTGCAGTCCATACCCACGTCCTCGCCATTGAGGTTTAACAATATAAAGCCCGATAAATCCAAATTTGCTATTGTAGCGAACTACGGAGATACAACCGATCTTTTCCCCGTCAAGTTCTGCCATGAGAAATCCTGCTGGATCAGTCGCATAGAACGCGATCACATCATGTAAACCAGGATTCCAGCCTTCTTGGGCTGCCCAATCGAGGGCAAGCTGAACCTCTGAAGAGGTCATGGGTCGAATTGTCAAAGTTGGGTTCATTTTTCTGTCAAGTATTTGTCCTTAATCTTGTGGCAAAATCACCGTAAAAGTAGTTCCTTGGTTAACCACACTTTCAACAGTAATTTGTCCTTGATGATTTTCAACAATTGCTTTAGCGATCGCAAGTCCTAAACCTGCCCCTGTAGCATTTTCTAAATCGCGGTTATGACTGTGAGAAGGATCTGCCCGATAAAAGCGATCAAAAATATGAGGTAAAGCTGATTCGGGAATACCATTACCATTATCTTTAACTGTGATTTGTAAAACAAAAGAACGAGGAGAATCAGAATAATTTCTTCTAACTTTGAATTTGGGAGGACGTTTAATCTGTTGTAATTCTACTTCGATCGCAGGGCGATTATCTTCAGATTGTGTTTCTGTTTTGCTGTGTTCGATTGCATTAGCAATTAAATTAGTAAACAGACGCGCTAACTGATTCCAATCTCCTGGTACAGTAAAAACTTCTTCTGAAGTTAGATCTGATTTTAGATTGGGTTCAATTAAATGTACTGATAAGAAAATATTTTTTTGTTCTGCAAGAGTTTTTTGTTCCTCAATTACTTCGATTAATAAAGCATCTAATGGTACTGATTCAAAATTGGTTTGGACAATGCCACTATCAGAACGTGCTAAAAACAATAAATCATTAACTAATCTGCCCAACCTTTGAGTCAATCTTTCGATCACTTTCAATTGTCTTTGTTGCAATTGAGGTTCTGCTTCGGGATAAGCTAATGCCATCTGCACATTAGTTTGAATTGTCGCAATTGGATTGCGTAACTCATGGGAAGCATCAGCCGTAAATTGTTTCAAACTAGAGTAAGAATTTCGCACAGGTTTGATCGCAATTCCCGATAAAAACCAACCAATTCCTGCCACCGAAAGAACCATCAAACTAATCCCAATTGCCAAATCCCTGGTTAACTGATGAATGGGTTTCGTAACTTCAAACCAAGGATGACTAACTCGTAAATAACCTACAATCTGATGATTAACTTCTATTTTTTCAGTTAGTTGCCGTAAAATCCGATTGTCTGATAAATAAACTGTTTCGCCACTGCGATTAGGATGCAAAGGTAAATAGAGAGGTTCGGAAAATGTCCACCAAAGTAATTCTTGGTCAGGATTAAACCACTCAAGATCGATACGGTCATCTTCTACGGCATCAGGATTATGACGAAAACTCGCTTCTAAATTAATCCGATAATTAATATTACTATTAGCACTGGGTTGAATTACAATTGAACGA includes these proteins:
- a CDS encoding S-layer domain protein; amino-acid sequence: MFSNQPHNFYRWVSSQKTRNFAILSSLIALLSACNNGATIENWLAADPQLKKTLANSQVPEQVATSVTSLDGSSISSDSALNSSSPTFEQTISLPDDFPIEIPLYPKAQLIEVQPGLTTEKGKTNWESPDSLTQIASYYQQQLKANGWKIIKSFPEDVQQGNNTLTASRENLKVTVSLSQPTTESKDNLISNQFAIAYQPIEELPQLTTSETTNPSENLTEIEPNIETTASAVYFSDLDEASEQLRPYVEDLAKLGILTAYSKVEKVEANKFAPNEPITRRDYARWLVEANNQFHGNAAGEKIHLATKSDRPAFQDISVNDPDFEIIQGLAEAGLIPSMLTDNSNKLLFQPNAPLTREDLLTWKVPLDLRKNLPTASIDAIKQSWGFQDAANISPQALQALFADFQNGDNSNMKRVFGYTTLFQPKKPVTRAEAAASLWYFGFQGDGITASEVVKGESINHSAVNSQP
- the xthA gene encoding exodeoxyribonuclease III; this translates as MKIATWNVNSIRTRQQIVVDWLSKNPVDVLCLQETKVIDLDFPRLPFEELGYHLYISGQKAYNGVAIFSKTPLTEISSGFSPIVGDRALEFDLQKRVITGVVADLRVVNLYVPNGSAVGSEKYQYKLAWLKLLGEYLTTLIVKETREICICGDFNIALEDRDIYNPKGKATHIMSSPAEREALREVLAIGFQDVFRKFTTETGHYSWWDYRAAGFSRNRGWRIDHHYLTQKLYKQAINCKIDLEPRKLEKPSDHAPVILEF
- a CDS encoding RNP-1 like RNA-binding protein, with product MSIYVGNLDYEIGPEDLTEVFAEYGSVKRVHFPTDRETGRKRGFAFVEMETEAEEDAAIAKLDGAEWMDRELKVNKARPRENKNSFGGGGGRRNNRF
- a CDS encoding N-acetyltransferase GCN5 encodes the protein MTSSEVQLALDWAAQEGWNPGLHDVIAFYATDPAGFLMAELDGEKIGCISVVRYNSKFGFIGLYIVKPQWRGRGYGLQLWQTAWQQLLGRFDSENFSIGLDGVLERESTYHQAGFTAAYRHIRHVYQPISSDSVPNDVISLKDLPLEHLISYDTKIFAASRPQFLSPWINHAEAAYGIVSSDRVCGYGVLRPCRQGFKIGPLFADTFEMADCLFRALTSHAGGQPVFIDIPDVQPALPVLIQRYYLQPVFTCVRMYWGNVLPLDVERIFGVTTLELG
- a CDS encoding integral membrane sensor signal transduction histidine kinase; this encodes MNPLFQSTRRRLALWYTIVTAVLLLLFATGVYLYVRNTLIDRIDDTLKHVVEVVNRSIVIQPSANSNINYRINLEASFRHNPDAVEDDRIDLEWFNPDQELLWWTFSEPLYLPLHPNRSGETVYLSDNRILRQLTEKIEVNHQIVGYLRVSHPWFEVTKPIHQLTRDLAIGISLMVLSVAGIGWFLSGIAIKPVRNSYSSLKQFTADASHELRNPIATIQTNVQMALAYPEAEPQLQQRQLKVIERLTQRLGRLVNDLLFLARSDSGIVQTNFESVPLDALLIEVIEEQKTLAEQKNIFLSVHLIEPNLKSDLTSEEVFTVPGDWNQLARLFTNLIANAIEHSKTETQSEDNRPAIEVELQQIKRPPKFKVRRNYSDSPRSFVLQITVKDNGNGIPESALPHIFDRFYRADPSHSHNRDLENATGAGLGLAIAKAIVENHQGQITVESVVNQGTTFTVILPQD